The window GGGAGCGTACCAGCGATTGTCTGTAGGGCCAGGGTAGAAGAGGTTCGGTACACACTCGTAACCTTGAGAAGGGGTTTCCTATGTGCTTTATTGATCATATCTTTGTACTTTTGATATATCAGTACATCTATCCAGATGAGGGTTCCATATAGGAGGGTGGATTGTACAACGTGTAGGTACAATCTTCTCTTGTTGCTGCTAGGCCCACCTATATTACGTATTATTCTCTGGATGGCTGCTGTCTGTTCGTAAGCCTTCTTAACCACTCTCAAAAGTTGTTTCATGAAGCGTAGGCCTCTGTCTAAATCAATGCCTAGATATTTAGCAAGTTCGTTGATTTTAGCTCATTATTACCTAGTTGGAATATCAAATCTGGTCCGGCGCTCGGCCAGATTTTCAGGATGACCGCTTCGATGTCTACGATTTCCCAATACATATCACTTGTTACTAATATAGGTAGGTCGCCGGCATAGGTTATTGCCATGCTATTTCTACCGTAATCGATGTCTAGTACCCCATTATATAGTACATTCCATAACGTCGGGCCTAATACGGAGCCTTGCGGTACGCCGGCTGTTAATCTGATCTTTGTGTTTGTAGCCACCGAGAGATATCTATTATTTAAGTACCTCTTTATGATGTTTATTAAATATCCCGAGATTGCTACTGATTTCAATTTTCATAAACTTTGGCAGATTCTAATTTGCTTATGATGTGCTCCCAGTTGGCAGAGTTAAAGGCATTCTTCACATCAAACATTACTAAAACGGCCCATCTTTTCCTTGTGGTCCTGACAGTATCTGTGATATGTTTAACCGCatctacagctgattttgcttttcTGAATCCGTATTGTCTAGTTGAGATGATGTCTTTTTCCCTCAACTCATCTTCAACGCGATTTTTGACAAGATTCTCGTAGAGTTTCCCTAAACAATCAAGTAGACAAATCGGCCGATAGCAGCGCTAGCTTCGTCCGGATCTCTGCCGGGTTTAGGTATAAGTGTAAGTCTCGCGATCTTGAGCTGATCGGGGAATTCTTGTCTTGTCAGCAGCTGATTAAGGATTTCTCTTACTGGTTCTGGTTGTAATGTAGTTAATAGTTTTATCGCCTCTGGTGGCACACGATCTGGTTCAGGAGATTTACCTACTTTAATGGAATCTGCGGCTCTCATGAGTTCCGCAAGGCTAACCTCGTCTTGACAGGTGTGTTCATTTATAACGAAGTTTGTAGTGGGATTATTGGGAAACAGGGTATTCACAATTTCCATTTTTTTATCATCGCATAGATTGTCTTCAGCATTTTGGTGACTATTCTGTAAGCTTCGCCCCATACATCGTTCTCTAGCGCCTTGCATAAGTTCTGCCAATATGTGCGCTTAGCTCTCTTGATTAGCTTATTTAGCTCTTGTTTGGCGCGTTTGTATTCGTCCTTTGTCCGCTGTGTCCTATTCCTCTGTGTGGTTCGCCTGATTCTAAGGCATTCTGTCTGTTTTTGTTGGATTTCACCATTCCACCAGTATGGTACGGTATATGCAACATGTTTACTTTTACTGCTTAGGTTGTGTGCTTTTATGATTGCGTTCCTGAAGGTAGGAAAGTGGGTAGTTTTTCTTGTTGGAAAAGTTGGGAAGGGTCTTGTTGGGAAGTTGCTTATTTGTTACGCAAATCTCGCTTTGTTGAATTCGAGTGTCTTTTTGCCGTTCTTAGTTGTGACCTTTATGCCAATTTCGAATACGATGTATTTATGTAGAGTGAAGATGCTCTCGTCTAGAACATCTCAGTTTGTGATTGTCTTGGCAAAGTTGTTCGATGCTAGGGTAATGTCTATGTGACTTCGCGATTCACCTCTTTCAAAGGTATGTTTACCATTATTTAACACTACCAGGTCGGTTGATGGAATCCATTCATTCCATATTTCCCCTTTGTTGTCATTTTTTGGGGACCCCATAGAATAGATTTAGAATTTACATCACTAACGATTATAACGTGTTTTTCTGTAAGTGACGCCTCGAAGATATTATCTACCTTGTCTTGATATTGTGTAATGTTTATATTCGGTGATATATAACAGGCTACTATTGCCAATTCGTTCATATTGATTTTGATGAATCCTACTTTCTTGGTAATCTTTTTTATGCATACACTCTTGTTCAACAGGAAGATTGCAACATCTGACCGTGTGTCGGCGATCCAACCAAATTTTCTGGCGATGTTTTTGTTTGGTTCTGGCTCTATGATAAGATCTGCTTTTACTTCCAAAGCTTTCGCGTGTATCAGGTCGTCTGCCACCTTGGCCCTTCCGATGTTTACCTGCAGTATCTTAAGTCTTTTTAACCCGTTCGAAGCCATTGTAAGTCTATACCACTAGCTATTTGGTCACATGGTGAGGGGGGTTTCTTTATCTAATCTAAAAGGTCAATGTTGTAACTATCCTGAGGGGATAGTGCCTGAGAGGTAGGGGCCGATGTTAGTTCCCCATCCAGGGTGGGGTGGGTGGACGGCCGGGTGGTTTAATCAGAACAAGGTTCGCTGCGGCGCTGTCGCAAAGTGACGTGAATTGGTTCATTAAGATCGAATGAATCGCTTCGTTAAAGACCTGGTCGTCCGCTCTTCTTAAATCCTCGGCGAAGGGGGATGGGTCCGCGAGCCTTGTTTTCTGGTTTGAGTGTCCTTGTTCTTGATCTGTTTCCATTGTCAAAGCTTCCGTTTTTGGGAAAGGCTGGTACGGCTGTGGGGGACAGGGGCTTCGATGTTTCGTAGGTGTTCGGCCTGTCTAGCTCTCTGGAGAGCTTCCCGGAAGGCTGGGCACTTACCACTGCCAATATGGTGTCCCTCTTTACATGACACAGTGCTCCTGTTCCTTACATGCCTCGAAGGTGTGACCTTCCTTTCCACACCTATGATAGTGTCCGGTGCGGTCGGAACCATCACACCTCGAGGCATCGTGCTGGTATCTCCAGCAGCGTTGGCATCTCTTCACTATGTATCTGCGTTCCACCTCGCAGCGTACGAATCGCACCTTCACATGCCCGAGGTCTAAAATCCTACTTGCTGCTTGTGTGGTAAGGACGACCGTGGCTGCTTTAGTGTTGTTCCGCATCGGGCATATCTGTTTAATGGCGAAACTAGGATCCCATCTACCGATTTTTTGCGTTATAGCCCGCTTTATTTCCTCCTCTTGTGTACTCTCCGTCATTCCTCTTAAGCGAATGATTGCCTGCTTTTCGGTTCCCACCAATTTCGCCGTGAAACCACTTTCTTTATCTGAGAAAGCTTTTTTTTAAATCGAGGCCGCCCCTGGTCCTTCCATGGTTATTAAGAGGTTCCCGTCCCTGGTACTGCGCAATCTGTGGATAGCCCCCGTCTTTCTTACGGCCTTTTCCACTCCCTCCAAAAGTTGGGAGTAGGTCGTGTCCTTTTTGGATACGATGAAACCGTACGTTGGCCTTTCTCGACGCGTAGCCGTAGTAAATATCTGAACGGTAGTTCCTGTGGTGGAAGCAAAGACCGCTTCTGCCATCTTGTGCATTATGCTTGCTTTATTTTGGCGAACCAGTCTTTCAATACGTTTTTTTGAAATGCCGTGTATGACAAGAAACTCTTACAAATTTCAACTTCATTTCCATTTATTATGACTCTATATTTAACTGAAACATTTCTGGATGAATGAACTCGTTTGGTTTTCTTTGGGTAATTTCTCTTCTTTGAAATTACTTTCATAGTTGAGAATAGGTTAATATTTTGCTTGTCATAATTATCCAGGATCCATTCAATATTTCATTTTTGTTGTCCGTCAAAAGCTGTCTACACTATTTTCTGCAACTGTAAGGTGCACCCAATTTTTTTGGTTCTATTTTCTTCCcttttgtatttatatatttacaacctAGATTTCTTTTAGTCTTgcacttaatttttttatgtcgTTGGGTATTAACCATTAGCACAATCCTAATATTTTTAGgttagaaaaatataatataaggGGACAAGCCacacatttaataaatttaccGTTACTGTGTTTATATTTTCCGAGTCGCTGTTACTTCCGGACACTGTAGTATTTGTCATCTTCGCTTTCATTTAAAAACGGATCTTGGTCACTGTGTTCAGAATCAAACTCAGAAAAGTCTATTTTTCGTTTACATGCACGAGAATGCTCCGCCGCCATTTTGATTAATACTGTGGCTTATCTCCTTCTGTTGCAATATAACGTAATGGTGACACAACGGGACTTACTACAGCGGCGCCATCTATGAGAAAACAGCTGAAATTTTCTGTTTGGGACATTAATCTGGTTTTAAAGTGTGCGATTTCTACTTTAACTCATTTTTGACGAAATTGTGGCTTGTTCCCTCTGGTCCCAAAGTTTTCAATTCTAAAATTCTGAATGTGATCACGATTACATTTTTCATATATATCTGTTGActagaaatgtaaaataaataaagaaaaagactGATTAAAATgttcatataatttatttacacatTTATGAAACTATAATTAGGGCATGTAATAAACTTGATAAAAATTTGTGTTGTctatgtaaatatataaatgtacaAAATCTATGTCTCCttataaaaattaacaataatttaaattaaaattttaagtccAAATACAAGGCTTATTAAAATCATGGAATTTCAAATAAGAAAATTGAAACttcatgaaattaataaaaataggtGAATTTTCAAAATACTCCAATTTGTAGTTACACTTCTTAATTTTTGGAATGTAAAAATCTCAAGAGTTAGGCAAGGCAAAATTAAAATACCGGGAGTAAACCTTGTTTGAAAATTCACCGCGGTCAGTTTACAAGTGATTATTTAGTGcccagttaaaaaaataaaacttttattagCTATACATTTATCTAAGATTGAAAATGATCACGACttgaaaatgttttttatttacaataaataaaaacatctGTCAAACAATTTTTTCTTGAAAGCTAATCAATACGGCTAATCGAAATGGAGGATTTGAAAGATAGAATTATAAGTAGAATAGCAGATAATTATGACTATTTAACAGAAAGTTGCATGATATGGTTCAGTATTacgtaaagttttaaaatttataaagtcTCTCTTTAGCCATCAATCTGCTTTATGCTAccaagattaatattattactaACGCATGTTAATAAAAACATATCAATAATTTTTCTGCCTAATAACTGatcgtaaaaatataaaaaaaaacaaagaaataagccCATTAGTACGGTAATAATTGTTAGCATGCGATTTCGGTTCGCAGAAGTTATTTCAATATAAAagaatcattattattattattaataagtCAGAAACTTAGTAGTGACACGTTTCAACATACTAAGGCAACAACTTCATTTATCGATTGGAGCAGTGAAGTAATATCTCCATATAACTGCATTATTCATCTTCATGTGTAGATTATGAAGTATGATCAAtggaaaatatttctaataatacAGACAAAAAACAGTTATAAAGTTTATATGAAGTAAGGCCTACTATAGAGATTCTTGATTTGACTAATGCAACTATTTAAATTATACTATAAAAAATACTACCATGTGGGCATTTCCATTACAGCAATTCAACGCAAAATACCTCCACGAAGATATGGGTGGAAGCTATAGATGAACACTGAGACATAAAATAACAGAAAACGTGTACACAATTCGATTTTTGTTCgaatattgtttaaattatgtTTAGGATAgatattgcatttttaatccggCAGACAAACAGATACAATTTAAGCATTTAACTCTGCAATCTTCAATAGATTCTCGTAATGATCTCCAGataattacaattttatttaaaagcgaACAAAAACTAATGTGAAAAAAAtgcttttaaaattaaatatgtgtaCAGCAAAAGTGAAAAATACTCGCCGAAATTTCTGGTCGTAGGAGCTTCAACGCACTGAATGCTTTCATAAAACTAATAcgaaattgttaaatttttaagcTGCTTGCTCTTATGACGAGTTTATTTGGTCAAAAACGCACCACCTGTGACATATtcacaaactaaaattttatacTAGTGCCATCTACTCACCATGTATTACTGTGATCAACTTTCTCCTTTTGTCATACATTCAAGTTTTTATCTATTACTTTTAAAGTATATTCTTTTTGTGGTGAATTTTTGATGTAACCTTGCTTGTAACCTAGCTTCAATTCAATTTCCTTTTAGAGATATTGTAGTTACCGATAATACGGTTAGATTTTTTGCACATTTTAATTTGCTGGGGTTTCTTGTTTCTATAAACAAAAACGGACATCCAGATAACGGGAAGGCTCTCCTTAAGAATATGGTCATCacaaaaaatgaattttaaaaaggaACCAAAAACTCTTTCCATGAGAGTTGTATGTTGTTTTTAAACAACTCACTTCTATCACATACTCTTTcccaacttttttaaataatcgaGATTACAGACTTCTTTATATTATCGAATATATATTCTGAGTGACATAGTTTGGTTAGAATATTTGTCAACTGATCTGGTCATACGCACAACATGCAAAAACAGCCACCTAAGAGCTACTTAGCCCTATATACACCAAAGGGAAATAATTTGAGTTAAGACAAAATTAAATACTTTTTACTgattattatcaatatatttttggttgagtttaccgaaagtacaagctgattatagcctcAAATGTctaacatggaacaaaaaatttcggtttagcagtgtggcatgtttttataatgtatatgttgtatgcttcaaatatttagagataaagctttagaaaagtacattttgattatactatgttatgaattctgcaacttttgatttatataaaacaagaatgagtaaatatttgtttctttggagattagtTGCAGTAAATTATTagacattttttttttggaaattgccCTTTAATATATTAGGTGATAGATTTGgtaatcgtcaaatcagcagttgtcagattacaacagatgtttgcaattaatctcgaaataGACAAATaattactcgttattgtttcatataaattaaaaattgcagaattcataaaatagtataatcaaaatgtactttttaaaagctttctctctttatatttgaagcatacaacatatgaaTTATAAAAACATACCAACTCTgtcaaaccgaaatattttatttcatggttgagatttgcggctatattcagcttgtactttcggtaaactcaaccatattttttattatgtatgtTGCATGTTTGTTAATGTTTACTTGTAATATCACCTGTAGTTTGACAAATGACAATTGAAAAATGAGACATGTAGTATTCTTTTAAAGTAAAATCTAAAAGTATCCTAGTAGTAccatacataaataaatatacgtaaataataatttaaacacaCTGACATAATATGAAAGACTGCAAAAACGAACAGGCCAGGTCAAAACAATATTCAACAAGAATTGTTGTCTTCATTTTATAAAAAGCGAAAAGAATCATTTAACTGTTgctttaaaaactttttaattaattagaaAATAATTCTATCTTTCAAACCGTTCTAAACAAATCTAagtatttttttactaaaaatgtGCATAAATATAAATATCCCTATAAATACATCGGTAAAATGTTACCCTTAATCACAAAAATATCAAAATCAGGCGACATGCCTATTTTCCCAATTTGAAGTATTACCAAAAATGCTTAAAAACCATAAATATCTGAGTAAGCTTGCTAATGTGTGGACCATTTCTCAGAAGTATGAATAATACTCTTCTCCAAATTTgataattgatttttttatagcCACAAATATGGTATTTATAATATAAAGTTTTGGCAGATATGCGAGGAAATGAAATAACACactttgttgatatttttttttgttatcacCTTTCGAGGACAGTAGAATACACACAATTTACTTTGTACGAGAAAAATTGATGTTATTCCCGGTTCAGACTACAGTAGAAGTAAAAACATTTAGTCGTCGTATGAATTAGAATACTAAGTATACCGTAAACAGGAACACTAGCAAAACGATTTATCAGAACCGGGAGCTTTAAATTACTATGTCTCAGGATTGGACATATTCTGAAACTAGGTAAAAAAAATGTCCAAATTTATTAGATTTTCTGTACcgttgttaataaaataaaataaaacgcctaacaaaaaaaatggaaattcaTTTATACTACGCCCGCAGTCCAAGGAATATGATAAGATACACATGTCATAAATATACAAGTATCTTGGTCGCAAGCAGCTAATACTGTATATTGTAGAATAAGATACCGAACGTATATAAGACAATGAACAACTACTGCACGAATTTATTGATACTTTCATAGGAAATACATATAAGGTCTTTTGAATGTACCAAGATGAGGTCAAGATATGTATTAGAAATCTAAAACTTCTTTAGAACGAAAGCGAAATGGTTTTTATTTAATGCTTTATTAATTGACACAGTTTAGAACATATTACTACACTGTTAGTCGTAAAACTCCAGCTTTTGTAGAAATCAACAGATTTTTATATTCGTTGTAGAATGGGTAGAACTAATACTACCCATAACATTATTTGGGgattaatatatttttgaaagGTGGAAGGAGAATGTACGATTATAACTAGAAAGAGATGTGAGATTTCCACTTGGGTATAAATAATTTgcagttttatataatttttttgcctCCAAAGGCCAACTATAATTTGATTAAACGTAGTTACATAATTTGTATAtttcatattaacaaaaaaagCAAGATTAATGAGTAATCGCAGTCATCCAATAAATATTACGACAACATTGAACAATATGCAAGAGAAATAATTTGATTATGGATATAATCTAGAAGTTCGTATGGTGTTGGATTCCgttataatgaaaaaaatatgaTTGATTATGGATATAAACTACAGTTCGTATGTTGTTTGATTCCGTTATAATGAAAAAATATgatgtattaatattataataattataataaatgaaacgattaaaatactgtttttttttctgagaaaTGGTCGTACAAGAGTAAGTATACTCTTATCAGGCATGTCTAAACAGTTTTAAACACACCCCCACCTGAAGTTGCATAGTGGTAAGTTGTTGGGTAGAGGCTTATGACGATAAGCGGTGTTTGAGTTTTTAAGCAACTCCGGGAAGTGGTCAGAGTATGGTGCATCTGGATAGCCAgctggtgggttttttcggtggGTCTGATGATTTGAGTTGATGTCCTCGTGGTGGGTTGCTGGCTtcctaatacataaaaattgtttttaataaaactcCAAATTATAGAGCTGTCTGTTAATAATGAGATTCAAAAGCAACTAAGTATCCCGTTAGAAATATTTGATCAATGTTTGTATATAATAAATCACAAATTTTACTCGTTTATAAAACAGGTGTATATACCTAAAATCTTATAATATTCTACTCTTTCATAGAAAACTATTGACGAAATACTTATATAATTTATATGGCTCCATACATTAGgtatttacttaattttattttactttctaATGCAGATGTCGCCAAACGGCCGATTGCAAGCTACCGGTAGTTCGTGAGGACGTTTTGTGTAGCTCGCGACGAGAAACTTAcgatcttcttcttaaagtgcctatccgttccagaTGTTGGCGAttatcacggctatctttactttgtttattgcagcgcggaacagttcagtggtagtcgtgttataccactttcgtaaattttgaagccaggaaatgcgtcttcttcccggtcctctcttaccatttaccttcccttggagaatcagctggagaaggccgtaacgttcttgatttctcattacatgtcctagatattccaactttttagttttgacggtcatgagaatttcacattctttccccattctacgcaggacctccacattagtaactctgtcaacccaggatatacgtaagatgcgcctataacaccatatttcgaaagcttcgagccgattcatagatgcaacagtcagtgtccacgcttccattccgtagagcagcactgtgaatatgtagcagttcaatagacggcattttgtttttaatgatatgtctcgactgttgaaaatggttctcattctaacgaatgttgcttttgcttttattattcgctgtttaatttctgttgagtggtcccattggctatttaaattggtgcctagatatgtatattgctcgactctttcgatattctgttggttgattgtaagttgagcgtttagtattggtttttgactaattgtcataaatttggttttctttatgttaagagctagccttatctgttgctgacttctgttatgcgatttgttaatatctgtaagtcattcagattatcggcaaaaactatagtgtcatctgcatatctaatgttattcaaccattcaccgtttattagtattcctttcacacaaccgtctaaagcttccttaaatacccattcagaataaatattgaacaacaatggagacaaaatacagccgtgtcgtactccacgttctattgcaattttatcagttaactggtcttctattttgattttggccgtttgattgtagtaaatgtttctgataattctaagatctttgttgtcaattccaatttcttgcattagagtcattaatttgtcatgttttactctgtcaaatgccttctggtaatctataaagcatacgtatatgtcacaatccacatccctgcatctctgaaatagcacctgtacagcaaaaagggcctcccgtgttcccagagcaccacgaaatccgaattgtgttcttgttagttgttcctcacattttgtatatttgtgaatgacctttagaaatgttttaagtaaatggctcataaggcttataattctatagtcttcgcactttctcgcattgggattttttggaagatttataaaagttgacactaaccatttttggggaattatgcctgtatcatatatattgttaaatatatttgtcaaccattttatgccatcatagcccataagttttaagaattctgagtgaaaattatcagggcctactgctttaccatctttggtgcttttgatggcatattttacttcttcgactgtaaatggtggtccagattcgcaattggtgtttgttgtacccacgataagtaaataaaatagagtttttattaataaaagccTATGGCGTTGTCCaataaaataaatcttaaaaactttaCTACTTTTTAGGTGCTTGTGCGTTGTTTGCACACGACAGCGCCACTCATCACGCCTGTCTGCGCTGGAGCGTCTTTTGCTGTGACTACCACCTTACGTTGCGATACATCAGCGACGCCAGTCGCCATGACTTGTTTACTTTACTTGGCACTTGCACTAGCGTGCTTTCTTGACACTAGTTCGTTTTAAAATATGGCAAGTTCTAGTCAAAAACTAAAAACTTATCACTTTCATGAAGTGAAGGAcaagtatgtgtgtttgttatgcAACGCAAATGTTTCGATAGGGAAGAAAGGGAACGAACGCCCCATCAAAACTGTTCACTACGGGATTGAAAACAATTTTAACTCTGCTATTCGAAGACAAAAGTTAAGGCAGATAAAAGCTCTCAGACTCCCGTTTATTCTGGAGGCAAACCCCACAGACCCCCGCGGACCACTCCCCAATCCAAAATAAGGCAGCTCACTCTAGGTTTCAAAAAGTTCACAGTTGTTCATTGTTGGACCACTTCGGCGACCTCTGTTTTAATGTATACTAGAACTGGTTATTTTTGCTAAAGAGTGCATGAAAAAACGTATCAATTCGGCCAAAATATTTATTTCCTCTGACAGTCAACCTACACTACAGACTCCAAAGCCTACCACTTGTGAGTTTGTAATAGCTTGAAGCTACTACCAAAGGTCTTACGGGCGTTGCTCACTGAGATATCATTTCTGTAAAATGGACAAAGTGGTCAAAACAATATGGAAATTAAATACCTGGAAAAGTGACTTTTTTTACGAAACAAGTATATAATATTTATGTAGAAAATATTAATGCATTGAAAAGTTGTACTAAAATATCAATTCTTTCAGTGACATAAAATGTAGAAATAGATAATCTGTCCCGTGCCCCTATCATCCGCATCTGGTGAGAATGAAAGttttttttactacaattttaaGTGTTTTAGACTATTTGAACTATTTGGtcgattttaaatatttacatacaTTAATTAAACCGTCTATACATCTCCAAAAAACAGCGCAGAAAACATATTTTATCAAGGATACCCAAAAACAGTTTGCTATCGGCCTGTCAATTGTTTCATCATATCTAACTTTCATAAAATTGGTATTCAAAATGACATTCAAAATTGTTATTACTATACATTAATGTACCTTAACCTAACCACACTCTAATAACCCCGTGGTTGATGCataagtgtaaataaataaataaaaaatattttaatataataaataataacaaaataatttatcCTATGTTGCTTTGATGTACATCACCATATTAACAGACTAAccaatatattttgtaaataggcaatggaaataaaaaagaaaatatagtagtaaaatgaaatcaaaaataaaattataatataataaccatAGTAGTcaattaaaaaaacacaaaaaaagacAGTCATTCTGCTTTTGTAATCAACAATTATTTTTCATGCAAATCTCAAAGTTTATAAAATCTCACTTCTACTTTCAACTATTATTgatgataattaaataattatttcattttttataatgTGAAAAGGGCTGATATTTTTAAGAAGGGGGTGCGTTATCGACAAGTTTGTTAATTTAattatggaaaatataaaaaaatagcagaacagaaagaaaacaaaCAATTTTCGCTACTcactaaataaaaaaactagaaaTAATGAAATACGTCCGGGgtgtaaattgcattaagatgctacaagaaaatagcttcagaacaatatgaacCTGAAGCATGGGTTTGTGTATGCCTACGTTTTGGAATGTCactaaagaattttttttaaaaagtatgcgttttaaacatttttgaataaaaaaaaatgtatttaattagtTAATAAAGGGTAATACACATAATgccaataattttttgttaaggaactcgcgatcataaaatccgggccACCTTGAAAATCACCTATATTTcgtttttaacgagctttatcgtaaataagaacacaaatataaAGTAAttcatgtttctgagaattgttgtcggcttagcggtttcctttgtaataaagaattccaatagtgccgatttcgcggaaaagtgcacactttccaaaaaaaaaaaaaacggtacctgcaactgccgcttgttttaaatgtctca is drawn from Diabrotica undecimpunctata isolate CICGRU chromosome 5, icDiaUnde3, whole genome shotgun sequence and contains these coding sequences:
- the LOC140442207 gene encoding uncharacterized protein translates to MASNGLKRLKILQVNIGRAKVADDLIHAKALEVKADLIIEPEPNKNIARKFGWIADTRSDVAIFLLNKSVCIKKITKKVGFIKINMNELAIVACYISPNINITQYQDKVDNIFEASLTEKHVIIVSDVNSKSILWGPQKMTTKGKYGMNGFHQPTW